A part of Abditibacteriota bacterium genomic DNA contains:
- a CDS encoding HD domain-containing protein: MYDLNSLGAVSYAGLDLICVFIILSVGILRRYYLKGISTGAEWVIYTLSVCYSVNLICDAAWALGESSGAMSAPAFYAANSIYFITLIAGSACWFVYSMGALGRKWIQRRPLLILLALPSLAVVYLAVTAQSNGLLFYLSDAGKYERGSLFPLFAVINYGYLVVSALAGLAAAFHRKRGAVIFLATIPVLGIALLHVVLHVNYASIGFMLMLFVMFWGEMMRFSAAHSEQQRSLTRMSESLSQQEKQAILREQTARILAADYDSVFVVNSHAHTLTTLRLTAEYDSLVERLPEEQDFYKRVEDGIRRNIHPEDRDFVARQLAPANVETRLRLQQSFSLVYRTVKDGKSYYNRMKLARGDDPDYFVVGIKNIDPEITKEIESEKQRNTLEMMKVFYGLAEDFACVLQIDTDNGADTLYTITVDLGLPGDFWPASMPYADRMELIKDEFVAPEDRLGFSNATRLENVKIQLDRYKTYYYNFHMIIRGMAQNWQVKYIRSETEPAGLVCGFRNTDREVNIIEQNRRLEKETVRQNDFFNLFAADYVSAFYINLDDGTFTAYKIQPQLEGVLSISDFEAAMGAYIGNVVYEQDRPYMLEVCKRENIKKQLEKADGFSAVFRETLSGQVTYHRLRVKRGSDRLHAAAAFMDVNDEFEREAREKERLERLVEERTSALRSQSEALKRMSTGIVDLLGNVVESRDLSSGQHVRRVRRLTRILATQVMKSCPEYGLTEELVDSITSASALHDLGKIAIPDTVLLKPGSLTPEEFELMKTHSEKGSALLTGMKGYWDPDYLRLSMDICRSHHERWDGRGYPDGLKEDDIPIGAQIVSVVDAYDALTSERVYKSAVSHRKAADMILGGQCGVFSDRLLRCFEASLEEFRNITEKTNNED, from the coding sequence ATGTATGATCTGAACTCATTGGGCGCCGTCAGCTATGCGGGGCTGGATCTGATATGTGTATTCATAATACTGTCTGTGGGGATACTGCGAAGATACTACCTCAAGGGTATCTCCACCGGGGCGGAATGGGTCATATATACCTTGAGCGTCTGCTACTCCGTCAATTTGATCTGCGACGCCGCCTGGGCCCTGGGCGAGAGCTCCGGAGCCATGTCCGCTCCGGCCTTTTATGCGGCAAACTCCATATACTTCATCACCCTCATCGCAGGCTCTGCCTGCTGGTTCGTGTATTCCATGGGCGCTCTGGGCCGCAAGTGGATCCAAAGGCGTCCCCTGCTGATACTTCTGGCGCTGCCCTCTCTGGCAGTGGTGTATCTGGCAGTGACGGCCCAATCCAACGGGCTGCTGTTTTACCTCTCCGACGCCGGCAAATACGAAAGGGGCTCCTTGTTCCCGTTGTTTGCGGTCATCAACTACGGCTACCTGGTGGTCAGCGCCCTGGCAGGTCTGGCGGCCGCCTTTCACAGAAAGAGGGGAGCGGTCATCTTTCTGGCCACCATCCCCGTGCTGGGCATAGCCCTGCTGCACGTGGTGCTCCACGTCAACTACGCTTCCATAGGCTTTATGCTCATGCTCTTCGTCATGTTCTGGGGGGAGATGATGAGGTTCTCCGCCGCCCACAGTGAGCAGCAGCGCAGCCTGACCCGGATGAGCGAGTCCCTGTCCCAGCAGGAAAAGCAGGCCATCCTCAGAGAACAGACCGCCAGGATACTGGCCGCGGATTATGACTCAGTGTTCGTGGTGAACTCTCATGCTCACACCCTCACCACTCTGAGGCTCACCGCCGAATACGACAGTCTGGTGGAGAGGCTGCCGGAGGAGCAGGATTTTTACAAGCGCGTTGAGGACGGCATCCGGCGCAACATACACCCGGAGGACAGAGACTTCGTCGCCCGGCAGCTGGCCCCGGCAAACGTGGAGACCAGGCTCAGGCTCCAGCAGAGCTTTTCCCTGGTATATCGCACCGTAAAGGACGGCAAGAGCTACTACAACCGCATGAAGCTGGCCCGGGGGGACGACCCGGACTATTTTGTGGTGGGCATCAAAAACATTGACCCCGAGATCACCAAGGAGATAGAGAGCGAAAAGCAGCGGAATACTCTGGAGATGATGAAGGTGTTCTACGGTCTGGCGGAGGACTTTGCCTGCGTGCTGCAGATAGACACCGACAACGGCGCCGACACCCTCTACACCATTACCGTGGACCTGGGGCTCCCCGGAGACTTCTGGCCTGCCTCCATGCCCTATGCCGACAGGATGGAGCTGATAAAGGACGAATTCGTGGCTCCCGAGGACCGGCTGGGCTTCAGCAACGCCACCCGTCTGGAAAACGTGAAGATCCAGCTGGACCGCTACAAGACCTATTATTACAACTTCCACATGATCATCAGGGGCATGGCCCAGAACTGGCAGGTGAAATATATACGCTCGGAGACGGAGCCCGCGGGTCTGGTGTGCGGCTTCAGAAACACTGACCGTGAGGTGAACATCATAGAGCAGAACCGCCGTCTGGAAAAAGAGACCGTGCGGCAGAACGACTTTTTCAACCTGTTCGCAGCCGATTACGTCTCGGCCTTCTACATCAATCTGGACGACGGCACCTTCACGGCATACAAGATACAGCCCCAGCTGGAGGGGGTCCTCTCCATCTCCGACTTTGAGGCCGCCATGGGCGCCTACATAGGCAACGTGGTCTATGAGCAGGACAGGCCCTATATGCTGGAGGTGTGCAAGAGGGAAAACATCAAAAAGCAGCTGGAAAAAGCCGACGGCTTCTCCGCGGTGTTCCGGGAGACCCTGTCGGGGCAGGTCACCTATCACCGGCTCCGGGTCAAGCGGGGCTCCGACAGGCTCCACGCCGCCGCTGCCTTTATGGACGTCAACGACGAATTTGAGCGGGAGGCCCGGGAAAAGGAGCGGCTGGAGCGGCTGGTGGAGGAGCGCACCTCCGCCCTGCGCAGTCAGAGCGAGGCCCTGAAGCGCATGAGCACCGGCATCGTGGACCTGCTGGGCAACGTGGTGGAAAGCCGCGACCTCTCCAGCGGCCAGCACGTGCGCCGGGTGCGGAGACTGACCCGCATACTGGCCACCCAGGTCATGAAGTCCTGCCCCGAATACGGCCTGACGGAGGAGCTCGTGGACAGCATCACCTCGGCCTCGGCCCTGCACGACCTGGGCAAGATAGCCATTCCCGACACGGTGCTGCTGAAGCCCGGCTCCCTCACGCCGGAAGAATTTGAGCTCATGAAGACCCACTCGGAAAAGGGCAGCGCCCTGCTGACGGGCATGAAGGGCTACTGGGATCCCGATTATCTCCGGCTGAGCATGGATATATGCCGCTCGCACCACGAGCGGTGGGACGGCCGGGGCTACCCCGACGGGCTGAAGGAGGACGATATACCCATAGGGGCCCAGATAGTGTCGGTGGTGGACGCCTACGACGCCCTGACTTCGGAAAGAGTGTACAAGAGCGCCGTCAGCCATCGAAAGGCTGCGGACATGATACTGGGAGGCCAATGCGGGGTCTTTTCGGACCGGCTGCTGCGGTGCTTTGAGGCCTCCCTGGAAGAGTTTCGAAACATCACGGAGAAGACGAACAATGAAGACTAA